AATACGGGAATCCATTCTTCGGTAATTAGAACTTTCATATCCTGAAACATCTCTTGTGTAAACAATTTTTTCATTATCAACCGAAATATTCAAACCACTGACGGCGCCATTGAATCCGGAAAGCACTTCGTAGAGAACAGTTCCCGAAGTATTTATCACGTAAATCTCCACGTTATATCCGGATATATCATTCACCTTGAGAACAATTTTACTTCCGTCCTGACTCCAATCGCATTCTGAAATAAATTTGCCGTTTGGCGTTTTGAACAATTGTATTAATCCACCACCATTAGAGTTGATACGATACAATTTATCAAAATTCGGATAGATCAGCTGACTGCCATTCGTGCTCCAACAGTAATTGACATGCTCCATATTGAATCCGGCGACAGGAATTGAATTGGTCACTTTAAAAACACCGGAACCGTCGGGATTCATTGTATAAATTTGGTTTTGAGAACCATCGGAACTAATATAAGCAATTTTTTTAATTTGCAGATTTTTTCTCGGACGGTAACTGTTTACTTCAGAAGACGTTAATTGCAACTCATTTCCTAATTCATCTGCAGTGTAGATAACATTGTTGCTGTTCACTTTTTTGATATACAAAAATCTAGGATTAGGAAAAGCCAGAGTTGTAAAGGTTTTTGTGACGCTGTTTGTTGGCGGATTAATTCCATCTGAGGCGGAGACCTGCCAATAATACTTGGTACTGTAGCTCAAACCTGACAGTTCTAAAGTGGCTGTTTTAAGATCGGGATAAGTCGTTACCACATCGGTAGTTCCGTTTTTCACAGTAACCACATAGGTTAAAACATCCGATTCCTGATCGGTTGCTGTCCAAGTTAAATTCAATTTTAAAGCTTGGCTTTTGGCATTATCCCCAGGTGCGGTTAATACGGGAATTGCCGGCGGTTTATTATTGGCTGTAGAAATTTCTAATTCAAAAACAATTTGGGTAGTACTGTTTTTGTTCACACTTGCCGCTTCAAATTTAGCAGTATATCCTTCTTTTTGTGCCTGAAAAGAATACTTTCCGACTACAATTTTATCAAAAATAAAATCCCCATTATCGTCTGTAAAATAAGTATTAGTTGCAGGACTTGATGAAATCCTTGCATTTTTAATGGGTTCGAATGTTTGAGAATCGACCACGCGTCCTTTTACGCTTCCTGCACCGGTGTCATCTATTACTTCCTCACTGCAAGAAACAAATAGTATAAAACACACCAAAATTTTTAGTCCAATTTTTTTCATTTGTAGGTATTATTAAATGATTACGCCTATTCTTTTCACTTGTTTATCCTTGACAACGGAATATTTATTTTACTTTATTTTTAATTTTTCGATGAAAATAATACGTCATCCCCAGTCCAAAACGCCAATAATAATCGTCTCTGCTTCCACTGACCACATAATCAACATTATCCGAAAAATTGAGGTTATGTTCCCCGTACACTTTAAATCCAAGGTTATTGGTGACCAGATATTCTAAACCTGCA
This region of Flavobacterium lacustre genomic DNA includes:
- a CDS encoding carboxypeptidase regulatory-like domain-containing protein produces the protein MKKIGLKILVCFILFVSCSEEVIDDTGAGSVKGRVVDSQTFEPIKNARISSSPATNTYFTDDNGDFIFDKIVVGKYSFQAQKEGYTAKFEAASVNKNSTTQIVFELEISTANNKPPAIPVLTAPGDNAKSQALKLNLTWTATDQESDVLTYVVTVKNGTTDVVTTYPDLKTATLELSGLSYSTKYYWQVSASDGINPPTNSVTKTFTTLAFPNPRFLYIKKVNSNNVIYTADELGNELQLTSSEVNSYRPRKNLQIKKIAYISSDGSQNQIYTMNPDGSGVFKVTNSIPVAGFNMEHVNYCWSTNGSQLIYPNFDKLYRINSNGGGLIQLFKTPNGKFISECDWSQDGSKIVLKVNDISGYNVEIYVINTSGTVLYEVLSGFNGAVSGLNISVDNEKIVYTRDVSGYESSNYRRMDSRIFVYNHTTNTSTELDIEKPTGYNDLDVKFSPNEADVIFVNTSNDGISIKNIQTASLTQTDSRVTLFSGGSMPEWK